One segment of Neodiprion fabricii isolate iyNeoFabr1 chromosome 1, iyNeoFabr1.1, whole genome shotgun sequence DNA contains the following:
- the LOC124183885 gene encoding uncharacterized protein LOC124183885 isoform X2 translates to MEESVLPELPRFRGFESYSKFLTFLRSSVDDMLTRRALVYTVEQPSIARSFSSGPTILDTDELEEFLESGRSSEARLLHKKKKKTLSVILPLLILLKIIKLKLILLPILIGVHFIKKILIIGALAITSILANLKYCRLPPANHHPVAYSAWSTAAETPMDFTATGHEDDGWSQKIDVMATHEPIVASIQRHPYRAYLPILKQQQIHNTV, encoded by the exons ATGGAGGAATCTGTTCTTCCTGAACTTCCGAGATTCCGAGGCTTCGAAAGTTACTCAAAGTTTTTGACTTTCTTGCGATCCAGTGTCGATGACATGTTGACCCGTCGAGCATTGGTTTATACCGTGGAGCAGCCTTCGATCGCGAGGAGCTTTTCGTCCGGGCCAACGATCCTGGACACGGATGAGCTGGAAGAATTCCTCGAAAGCGGAAGATCGTCTG AAGCTCGCTTGCTgcacaagaagaagaagaagacgctCTCGGTTATTTTGCCGCTGCTTATCCTCCTGAAGATCatcaagttgaaattaatattgttACCGATTTTGATCGGTGTGCACTTCATTAAGAAAATCCTCATTATCGGAGCTCTTGCGATAACGTCGATCCTCGCCAATCTTAAATACTGCAGGCTTCCTCCGGCGAATCACCACCCAGTTGCCTACAGTGCCTGGTCTACAGCTGCCGAAACACCGATGGATTTTACAG CCACCGGGCATGAGGATGATGGCTGGAGTCAGAAAATTGACGTGATGGCTACGCATGAGCCGATTGTCGCCAGCATTCAACGGCATCCGTACCGAGCGTATTTGCCAATTTTAAAACAACAACAGATTCATAACACAGTGTAA
- the LOC124183885 gene encoding uncharacterized protein LOC124183885 isoform X1: MRHHGTSSSRCQRKAFPFVFARSSLGCTIFLLCCLNLSIICGLESSNASYVDECRLDCARLREPFSCGKFRAVQWLHNLTTHKDIRYGSFRLIRLSSVMEESVLPELPRFRGFESYSKFLTFLRSSVDDMLTRRALVYTVEQPSIARSFSSGPTILDTDELEEFLESGRSSEARLLHKKKKKTLSVILPLLILLKIIKLKLILLPILIGVHFIKKILIIGALAITSILANLKYCRLPPANHHPVAYSAWSTAAETPMDFTATGHEDDGWSQKIDVMATHEPIVASIQRHPYRAYLPILKQQQIHNTV, from the exons ATGAGGCATCACGGAACGTCATCCTCACGCTGTCAGAGAAAAGCATTTCCATTCGTATTTGCACGCAGTAGCTTGGGGTGCACGATATTTCTACTTTGCTGCTTAAATTTGTCGATCATATGTGGTTTAGAGTCATCCAATGCAAGTTACGTCGATGAATGCAGACTCGATTGCGCGAGACTCCGGGAGCCCTTCTCGTGCGGAAAATTCAGAGCTGTTCAATGGCTTCACAACCTAACCACGCACAAG GATATCCGCTACGGGTCTTTCCGGTTGATTCGATTATCCTCAGTGATGGAGGAATCTGTTCTTCCTGAACTTCCGAGATTCCGAGGCTTCGAAAGTTACTCAAAGTTTTTGACTTTCTTGCGATCCAGTGTCGATGACATGTTGACCCGTCGAGCATTGGTTTATACCGTGGAGCAGCCTTCGATCGCGAGGAGCTTTTCGTCCGGGCCAACGATCCTGGACACGGATGAGCTGGAAGAATTCCTCGAAAGCGGAAGATCGTCTG AAGCTCGCTTGCTgcacaagaagaagaagaagacgctCTCGGTTATTTTGCCGCTGCTTATCCTCCTGAAGATCatcaagttgaaattaatattgttACCGATTTTGATCGGTGTGCACTTCATTAAGAAAATCCTCATTATCGGAGCTCTTGCGATAACGTCGATCCTCGCCAATCTTAAATACTGCAGGCTTCCTCCGGCGAATCACCACCCAGTTGCCTACAGTGCCTGGTCTACAGCTGCCGAAACACCGATGGATTTTACAG CCACCGGGCATGAGGATGATGGCTGGAGTCAGAAAATTGACGTGATGGCTACGCATGAGCCGATTGTCGCCAGCATTCAACGGCATCCGTACCGAGCGTATTTGCCAATTTTAAAACAACAACAGATTCATAACACAGTGTAA